The proteins below come from a single Triticum aestivum cultivar Chinese Spring chromosome 5D, IWGSC CS RefSeq v2.1, whole genome shotgun sequence genomic window:
- the LOC123122709 gene encoding protein IQ-DOMAIN 5: MGISAKWIKSLVRIRKQEKGRSSENQEKAQNAESSEASSATRQLHKRKHSLDPTVEELAVPSETSTDGTNTQLASNSISSESASRDTHVPQTEELPREGDLAATVIQSSFRAFLARRALRALKGIVLLQALVRGYIVRKQTAETLQCMHELVRAEARVRARQAGVALENQVARKKVPGQDDCENHVREIEEGWCGGIGSVAEMQAKVLKRQEAAAKRERAMAYALTHQRQAGSRQQKPTNLQGSELDDDHWGSNWVERWVAARPWENRLLDNSAKESMPVCDDNQDEEIKPQVTPKGKAPTSSTTTPPNGLNKKKGASHRKSYSDINFTSFGRSSTVLPSTSLGTSKQKPKLEDEAFEEVSSQPTDIAPLAVHNQKERRAQLNTSAKKRLSLPNNVGGGAAKGTTNRNPMNRSSSAKSDPKPRANAPNQARKQVELQA, encoded by the exons ATGGGTATTTCAGCCAAGTGGATTAAATCACTGGTTCGCATAAGAAAGCAGGAAAAGGGGCGGAGTTCAGAAAATCAAGAAAAGGCACAAAATGCCGAGAGCAGTGAAGCT AGCTCTGCTACTCGACAGCTACACAAACGAAAGCATTCTCTGGATCCTACAGTAGAAGAACTTGCAGTGCCTAGTGAAACATCGACGGATGGCACCAACACACAGTTAGCTTCAAATTCAATTTCATCAGAAAGTGCATCACGTGATACGCATGTTCCTCAGACCGAAGAACTTCCTAGAGAAGGGGATTTGGCTGCAACAGTTATTCAGTCTTCATTTCGGGCATTCTTG GCTAGGCGGGCTTTACGAGCACTCAAAGGTATAGTTCTACTCCAGGCCCTTGTGAGGGGCTATATTGTGAGAAAGCAGACAGCAGAAACACTTCAGTGTATGCATGAGTTGGTAAGAGCTGAAGCTCGTGTGAGAGCAAGGCAAGCCGGTGTTGCATTAGAAAATCAAGTGGCACGGAAAAAGGTCCCTGGGCAAGATGATTGTGAGAACCATGTTCGAGAAATTGAG GAAGGCTGGTGTGGCGGTATTGGTTCTGTGGCAGAAATGCAAGCTAAAGTACTGAAAAGGCAGGAAGCTGCTGCAAAACGTGAGAGAGCGATGGCGTATGCATTGACTCATCAG CGGCAAGCTGGTTCAAGGCAACAGAAACCTACAAATCTGCAGGGATCTGAACTTGATGACGACCACTGGGGATCAAACTGGGTAGAGAGATGGGTGGCTGCACGTCCATGGGAGAACAGGTTACTTGACAACAGTGCCAAAGAGAGCATGCCAGTGTGTGATGATAATCAGGATGAGGAAATAAAACCTCAGGTCACACCAAAGGGCAAAGCGCCAACTTCAAGCACAACCACTCCTCCTAATGGCCTCAATAAGAAGAAAGGTGCAAGCCACAGGAAGTCATATTCGGATATAAATTTCACTTCATTTGGGCGATCGTCAACTGTACTGCCTTCCACCTCTCTGGGAACATCGAAACAGAAGCCGAAATTGGAAGATGAGGCTTTTGAGGAAGTCAGCTCCCAGCCCACAGATATAGCTCCCTTGGCTGTGCACAATCAGAAAGAAAGGCGCGCGCAGCTGAATACATCGGCCAAGAAACGCTTGTCCCTGCCAAATAACG TCGGCGGGGGAGCAGCAAAGGGGACAACCAACAGGAATCCGATGAACCGATCGAGCAGTGCTAAGTCTGACCCGAAACCACGGGCGAACGCGCCCAACCAAGCCCGGAAGCAAGTCGAGTTGCAGGCCTGA